Proteins encoded in a region of the Cytobacillus pseudoceanisediminis genome:
- a CDS encoding GntR family transcriptional regulator: MDRTWEENNLISIREHAYLYLKRLILEGEYQAGDRLVERELAAKLNISRTPIREALFRLESQGFVKTVPRKGVVISNISEDEVLEVFTILSSLEVLAVKLAAQRMDTSTQKELDLKIKELMELSEQDEENFNSEHIQMNRLINKASKSPKLYEILSGLIDFIHMAANMGYETPGRRKDSLKEHIDIMKALRDKDAEIAEYLMRIHIENSKKAYMAYINSVKKRDLLKFQQQNVYE; the protein is encoded by the coding sequence ATGGATAGAACATGGGAGGAAAACAACTTAATATCTATACGCGAACATGCGTATTTGTACCTGAAAAGACTCATTTTAGAAGGAGAATACCAGGCAGGAGACAGACTGGTAGAAAGAGAACTTGCAGCCAAGCTAAACATTAGCCGCACACCGATTCGGGAGGCTCTGTTCAGGCTGGAATCTCAAGGTTTCGTGAAAACAGTTCCCAGAAAAGGGGTTGTCATCTCCAATATCTCAGAGGATGAAGTATTGGAGGTATTTACGATTCTCTCTTCACTGGAAGTGCTGGCTGTAAAATTGGCAGCACAAAGAATGGATACAAGTACACAAAAAGAACTGGATCTCAAAATCAAGGAACTAATGGAGCTAAGTGAACAGGATGAAGAAAACTTCAATTCCGAACATATTCAAATGAATAGGCTGATTAATAAGGCATCCAAAAGTCCAAAACTATATGAAATCCTATCAGGCTTGATCGATTTTATTCATATGGCGGCCAATATGGGATATGAAACACCAGGAAGAAGGAAGGACTCATTAAAAGAACATATCGATATAATGAAGGCACTGCGCGATAAAGATGCCGAAATAGCTGAATACCTGATGAGGATTCATATTGAAAATTCGAAGAAAGCCTACATGGCGTATATAAACAGTGTTAAAAAGAGGGACCTACTAAAATTTCAACAGCAAAACGTTTATGAATGA
- a CDS encoding GlcG/HbpS family heme-binding protein — MKTALKLELEEAKLMIEAAKVKSAEINVFETIAIVDDGGSVIALERMNGARITGPEIAIAKAYTAAGHKRSTHLFNKEPNGPALPGNEAFGIQHMLNGKFAVFVGGFPIVVNGEVVGGIGISGGNGEQDTAVGIAALEALQSHVEKDGYEVVTEADIKK; from the coding sequence ATGAAAACAGCTCTAAAACTTGAATTGGAAGAAGCAAAATTGATGATTGAAGCAGCAAAGGTAAAATCAGCGGAAATCAATGTCTTTGAAACCATTGCAATTGTCGATGACGGAGGAAGTGTGATTGCCCTGGAGCGCATGAATGGAGCAAGAATCACCGGGCCAGAAATTGCAATTGCCAAGGCTTACACAGCAGCCGGCCATAAACGCTCCACCCATCTATTCAATAAAGAACCGAACGGGCCTGCCCTTCCAGGCAATGAGGCATTTGGCATCCAGCATATGCTTAATGGCAAATTTGCTGTGTTTGTCGGAGGGTTCCCAATTGTTGTTAATGGGGAAGTCGTTGGCGGAATCGGCATCAGCGGAGGAAATGGAGAGCAGGATACGGCTGTTGGTATCGCTGCATTAGAAGCCCTTCAATCCCACGTGGAAAAAGACGGCTATGAAGTTGTAACCGAAGCAGATATTAAAAAATAA
- a CDS encoding chromate transporter yields MIYWEIFWAFFVANLLGYGGGPATIPLIQIEVVNNNGWMTLTEFGDVLAIANALPGPIATKMAGFIGYELGGVLGAAVALAATILPSALAVIVLFKFVNLFKDSPKVKLMTKSVQPIIAVLLAVMAYQFFLTAFENSGMLHLVLLAAVSYLTLIKFKVHPSLVIFGALFYGGIFLS; encoded by the coding sequence ATGATATATTGGGAGATCTTTTGGGCATTTTTTGTAGCAAATCTATTGGGTTACGGAGGGGGACCCGCAACGATCCCGCTCATTCAAATAGAAGTAGTGAACAACAATGGCTGGATGACACTCACTGAATTTGGGGATGTTCTCGCCATTGCCAATGCGCTGCCGGGTCCCATTGCAACAAAAATGGCTGGATTCATCGGCTATGAATTAGGCGGGGTTTTAGGGGCGGCAGTGGCTTTGGCAGCTACCATCCTGCCATCAGCGCTGGCAGTCATCGTCCTGTTTAAGTTTGTTAATCTATTCAAAGATTCCCCTAAAGTAAAGCTAATGACCAAATCCGTGCAGCCGATCATTGCTGTCCTCCTGGCTGTCATGGCCTACCAGTTCTTTTTGACAGCCTTTGAAAACAGCGGAATGCTGCATCTTGTGCTTCTTGCAGCCGTTAGCTATTTAACATTAATTAAATTCAAGGTTCATCCTTCGCTTGTTATATTTGGAGCTTTATTTTATGGAGGAATCTTTTTATCTTAA
- a CDS encoding aldehyde dehydrogenase family protein, whose amino-acid sequence MSQEREKLTESKVIGLITTKVETFNNYINGEWQESASQKKFYSVNPANTEDVVGVFQASTETDVKEAIEAASEAFPGWAKTAPSKRAAILNKAAAHLEENAAQYAEELTREEGKHVNDAKNEVLRSAQTLRYYAVEGQSFTGETFPNDDPNMRVSTEREPLGVVSVITPWNFPISIAARKIAPALITGNTVVFKPSSDTPLIAVRLVEALHEAGIPNGVLNFVTGKASDVGDLLVTHPAVKAVTFTGSTAAGEDIHSKCSFTTRTQMELGGKNPLLVMEDADLDLAAALTVNGGFSLTGQACTGTSRVIVMNEVKDAFLEKLIEKTSALKIGSGFEEGVKIGPLANERQLKNVLKYIEVGKEDGAELAYGGEHLTSGEYEKGYFVQPAIFTNVKPNHRIAKEEIFGPVIAVIEADTYEEAVAIANDVDYGLSASIVTTNLKTASRFTKDIQAGTVKVNRTTTGNLINAPFGGLKQSSTATFRESGRVGLEFFTQVKTVYIGY is encoded by the coding sequence TTGTCTCAGGAAAGAGAGAAATTAACAGAGAGTAAGGTGATAGGTTTGATTACAACAAAGGTAGAAACATTCAATAACTATATTAATGGTGAGTGGCAGGAATCCGCGAGCCAAAAGAAGTTTTATAGTGTGAACCCTGCAAATACAGAAGATGTTGTCGGCGTTTTTCAGGCATCCACTGAAACCGATGTGAAAGAGGCAATTGAAGCTGCCAGTGAAGCTTTCCCTGGCTGGGCAAAGACAGCTCCATCAAAGCGTGCTGCCATTTTAAACAAGGCCGCAGCACATCTCGAAGAAAATGCTGCCCAATATGCAGAAGAACTGACAAGGGAAGAAGGAAAGCATGTCAATGATGCGAAAAATGAAGTGCTGCGCTCCGCACAGACACTTCGCTATTATGCGGTCGAGGGACAAAGCTTCACAGGTGAAACCTTCCCGAATGATGATCCAAATATGAGAGTTTCGACAGAAAGAGAGCCGCTTGGAGTGGTAAGTGTGATCACGCCATGGAACTTTCCAATCTCCATTGCTGCGAGAAAAATTGCTCCGGCATTAATTACTGGAAACACAGTGGTGTTCAAACCTTCTTCAGATACCCCTCTGATTGCCGTGCGGCTTGTTGAAGCGCTGCACGAGGCCGGTATACCAAATGGCGTTTTGAACTTTGTTACTGGGAAGGCATCTGATGTTGGTGATTTACTGGTCACCCATCCTGCAGTCAAGGCTGTCACTTTCACTGGCTCAACAGCTGCAGGAGAGGACATCCATAGCAAATGCTCTTTCACCACCCGCACTCAAATGGAACTTGGAGGAAAGAACCCGCTTCTAGTTATGGAAGATGCTGACCTTGATCTTGCCGCTGCATTAACAGTGAATGGCGGGTTTTCTTTAACCGGGCAAGCCTGTACAGGAACAAGCAGAGTGATCGTGATGAACGAAGTAAAAGATGCATTTTTGGAGAAATTGATTGAAAAAACAAGCGCCCTTAAAATTGGCAGCGGGTTTGAAGAAGGAGTTAAGATCGGCCCGCTTGCAAATGAAAGACAGCTGAAAAATGTCCTGAAGTATATTGAGGTTGGCAAAGAAGACGGTGCGGAACTAGCATATGGCGGTGAGCACCTCACATCAGGTGAATATGAAAAAGGATATTTTGTGCAGCCGGCCATTTTTACTAATGTTAAGCCAAATCACCGCATTGCCAAGGAAGAAATCTTTGGACCTGTCATTGCCGTGATCGAGGCAGATACATATGAAGAGGCCGTTGCGATTGCCAATGACGTTGACTATGGATTGTCTGCTTCCATTGTGACAACTAACTTAAAAACAGCCAGCCGGTTTACTAAAGACATTCAGGCAGGCACGGTAAAAGTGAATCGGACAACAACCGGCAACTTAATCAATGCACCTTTTGGCGGATTAAAGCAATCCAGCACCGCTACGTTCCGGGAATCGGGAAGAGTGGGCCTGGAATTTTTCACTCAAGTGAAAACCGTTTATATTGGCTATTAA
- a CDS encoding chromate transporter: MKPYLELAIGFARTGVTGYGGGPSTIPLIEFEAVKKYKWMTEEEFGEILALANTLPGPIATKMAAYIGYKVKGSMGAAVAILTHILPSIIAMLALLGVLYSFRQSPIVSGMVQGVTPVIGFMLAEMAYRFYQKGSQGLGLPKNLMLAAVSLVFVQFLEWHPGILIAIVLSTAFYIAHRKEQANKKAIEEYMPVREKSS, encoded by the coding sequence ATGAAGCCTTATCTTGAATTGGCAATTGGATTTGCACGCACCGGCGTGACAGGGTATGGAGGAGGTCCTTCGACAATACCGCTGATTGAATTTGAAGCAGTTAAGAAATATAAATGGATGACGGAGGAGGAATTCGGGGAGATTCTGGCATTAGCCAATACGCTGCCAGGACCGATTGCAACGAAAATGGCTGCCTATATCGGCTACAAAGTCAAAGGCAGCATGGGTGCCGCAGTAGCTATCCTTACTCATATCCTTCCTTCTATTATTGCCATGCTAGCCTTGCTTGGCGTTTTATACTCTTTTCGCCAGTCCCCGATTGTCAGCGGAATGGTACAGGGAGTGACACCAGTCATTGGCTTTATGCTGGCAGAGATGGCCTATCGTTTCTACCAGAAAGGCAGCCAGGGCTTAGGGCTGCCAAAAAATCTTATGCTGGCTGCCGTATCACTGGTATTTGTTCAGTTTTTGGAATGGCATCCCGGTATTTTAATTGCGATAGTCTTAAGCACAGCATTTTATATTGCCCATCGGAAGGAGCAGGCGAATAAAAAGGCAATTGAAGAGTACATGCCAGTAAGGGAGAAAAGTTCATGA